One part of the Parabacteroides sp. FAFU027 genome encodes these proteins:
- a CDS encoding NADH-quinone oxidoreductase subunit N gives MSAIITISILAILLLFMGAINKTKLLLPLLYIGLATAFILSLTGWNQTQHLYNDMYIGDNFSIAFNAVLIIATLLITLFIPVYYKGVNRSLEDIYALILFSLAGALAMTSFGNLVMLFLGIETLSIALYILAGSKKYDPNSNEAAMKYFLMGSFASGFLLFGIALLYGACGSFNLAEIKGYVAQNAAHLPLMFIGGMLLILLGMIFKVGAAPFHFWSPDVYEGSPTLVTTFMATVGKIAAIAALFRLMNSCLLDVDYFWKGIFALIAVLTIVVGNFSALYQNNFKRLLAYSGIAHAGYMLIALVALKAQVAGVLLLYSLSYMVSSVTAFAVLMMIREATGSFEVNSFKGLAQNNKPEALALTLSMLSLAGIPPLIGFASKYNLFIKALETGNNVPLVIVAVIGSMVSLYYYFRPVMVIYSNQDEATEVNFGSGYRPQIIIALALLVISSLVPIWLVNLI, from the coding sequence ATGTCAGCCATCATTACCATTTCCATACTTGCAATACTCCTTCTATTTATGGGGGCGATCAATAAGACGAAGCTTTTACTTCCATTGCTTTACATCGGACTGGCAACGGCATTTATCCTGAGTCTCACGGGATGGAATCAGACGCAGCATCTCTACAATGACATGTATATCGGGGACAACTTCAGCATTGCATTTAATGCGGTTCTGATTATCGCCACGCTGCTGATCACGCTGTTTATCCCGGTGTACTATAAAGGAGTGAATCGCAGCCTGGAGGATATTTATGCACTGATACTCTTTTCGTTGGCAGGTGCGTTGGCGATGACTTCGTTTGGAAACCTGGTGATGCTGTTCTTAGGTATTGAGACGCTCTCCATCGCGCTTTATATCCTGGCTGGCAGTAAGAAATACGACCCCAACTCCAACGAAGCAGCAATGAAATACTTCCTGATGGGCTCATTTGCTTCGGGGTTTCTTTTGTTTGGTATTGCCCTGCTTTACGGGGCTTGCGGAAGTTTCAACCTGGCTGAAATAAAAGGATATGTTGCTCAAAACGCAGCACATCTCCCCCTGATGTTTATTGGAGGGATGTTACTGATACTATTGGGAATGATCTTTAAGGTTGGTGCGGCTCCTTTTCATTTCTGGAGTCCGGATGTGTACGAAGGTTCTCCTACTTTGGTTACGACTTTCATGGCTACGGTTGGAAAAATTGCAGCTATTGCAGCCCTCTTCCGCCTAATGAACAGTTGCCTGCTTGACGTGGATTATTTCTGGAAAGGTATATTTGCCCTGATCGCTGTCCTGACCATTGTGGTTGGAAATTTCTCAGCGTTATACCAGAACAATTTCAAACGCCTTTTGGCATATTCCGGTATTGCCCATGCCGGATATATGCTGATTGCACTGGTAGCGCTCAAAGCACAGGTAGCCGGAGTTCTGCTGCTCTATTCCCTTTCTTACATGGTTTCTTCAGTCACCGCATTTGCTGTGTTGATGATGATTCGTGAAGCGACCGGCTCATTTGAGGTAAACTCATTTAAAGGATTGGCCCAAAACAATAAACCCGAAGCCCTGGCACTGACACTTTCGATGCTTTCCCTGGCGGGTATTCCTCCGTTGATTGGATTTGCATCAAAGTATAATCTCTTTATCAAAGCTCTGGAAACAGGAAATAATGTACCGCTGGTAATCGTTGCGGTGATTGGTTCGATGGTAAGCCTCTACTATTACTTCCGTCCTGTGATGGTGATTTATTCCAATCAGGATGAAGCCACAGAGGTCAATTTCGGAAGCGGATATCGTCCGCAAATTATTATTGCATTGGCACTATTGGTAATCAGCAGTTTGGTGCCAATCTGGCTGGTGAATCTTATTTAG
- the nuoE gene encoding NADH-quinone oxidoreductase subunit NuoE, whose translation MSEKAFTHKLHVRTNEEISFTPETLEKVKGIISHYPEGRQKSALIPILHIAQEELGGSLNADIMDYVAGLLDITPIEVYEVATFYSQFYIDPVGKYVIEVCQTGPCAICGGEKIIEYLEKKLEIKVGDTTPDNLFTLKTVECLGACGSAPVMQVNTEFYEFLDIHKIDEIINDLRSKSKLKKSEKLTWKERLS comes from the coding sequence ATGAGCGAAAAAGCATTTACACATAAACTCCACGTAAGAACCAATGAGGAAATCTCCTTCACCCCGGAAACTCTGGAAAAGGTGAAAGGCATTATCTCGCATTATCCGGAAGGAAGGCAAAAATCGGCATTGATTCCTATCCTGCACATCGCGCAGGAGGAACTGGGCGGTAGCCTGAATGCTGATATCATGGACTATGTGGCCGGATTGCTGGATATCACCCCGATTGAGGTGTATGAAGTAGCGACTTTTTACAGCCAGTTTTACATCGACCCGGTCGGAAAGTATGTGATTGAAGTATGTCAGACAGGACCCTGTGCGATCTGCGGTGGAGAGAAAATCATTGAATACTTAGAAAAGAAACTGGAGATTAAAGTGGGGGACACCACTCCGGACAATCTGTTTACACTCAAAACAGTGGAGTGCCTTGGCGCATGTGGATCGGCTCCGGTTATGCAGGTCAATACCGAATTTTACGAGTTTCTGGATATCCATAAAATCGATGAGATCATCAACGACCTGCGCAGCAAAAGTAAACTGAAGAAATCAGAGAAACTGACATGGAAAGAAAGATTATCCTAG
- a CDS encoding NuoI/complex I 23 kDa subunit family protein, with translation MNQDNPIIKLTKRSKVVSNKKMTLMEQFYLPAIFKGMLITFSHFFKKKTTIQYPEEQRPRSDIYRGLHVLKRDDEGRERCTACGLCALACPAEAITMVAAERKENEKHLYREEKYAAVYEINMLRCIFCGDCETACPKEAIFLTDRILPGNISRDNFIFGKDKLVEPMDARIDVSKRQTPEVLEFKKDKTQLHNK, from the coding sequence ATGAATCAGGATAATCCTATAATAAAACTGACCAAGCGGTCGAAAGTAGTCTCCAACAAGAAGATGACATTGATGGAGCAGTTCTATCTGCCCGCCATCTTCAAAGGGATGCTGATTACTTTCAGTCACTTTTTTAAAAAGAAGACGACCATTCAATACCCTGAAGAACAACGTCCCAGGTCTGATATTTACCGGGGATTGCACGTACTGAAACGGGATGATGAAGGCCGGGAACGCTGTACGGCGTGCGGACTATGCGCATTGGCTTGTCCGGCAGAGGCTATCACAATGGTAGCAGCCGAACGTAAGGAAAACGAAAAGCACCTTTATCGGGAGGAGAAATATGCCGCAGTGTATGAAATCAATATGTTGCGCTGCATCTTCTGTGGAGATTGTGAGACAGCTTGCCCCAAAGAAGCCATCTTCCTGACGGACAGAATTCTGCCGGGTAATATCAGTCGTGACAATTTCATCTTCGGAAAAGACAAGCTTGTGGAACCCATGGATGCCCGCATTGATGTCTCCAAACGTCAAACACCGGAGGTGCTGGAGTTTAAAAAGGATAAAACGCAGTTGCACAATAAGTAA
- a CDS encoding 2Fe-2S iron-sulfur cluster-binding protein, with translation MAKLKFTIDNQTIEVEQGTTILQAARMIGGKVVPPAMCYYSKLQGSGGKCRTCLVRVAQGSSKDPRPMPKLVAACRTEVMDGMVVENLTSPDVVAARRAVVEFLLINHPLDCPVCDQAGECDLQDLSYEHGSQSARFEEEKRTYEPIDIGPLIQFHPNRCILCYRCVYAADQLTDKRVHGILYRGEKSEISTFISQSIENDFSGNLIDVCPVGALTDKTFRFKNRVWFLKPMDAHRDCPKCSGKVALWLRGEEVYRVTGRKDEYGEVEDFICNECRFEKKQASDWIIEGPRSITPKSVISQNHYRVLSKPHVINPLKDKME, from the coding sequence ATGGCTAAGCTAAAATTTACAATAGATAATCAGACCATTGAGGTGGAGCAAGGAACAACTATCCTTCAGGCTGCCCGTATGATTGGAGGTAAGGTGGTCCCACCCGCAATGTGTTACTACTCGAAACTTCAGGGAAGCGGTGGTAAATGCCGTACCTGTCTGGTGCGCGTAGCACAGGGCTCATCCAAAGACCCGCGTCCGATGCCGAAGCTGGTAGCTGCTTGCCGTACCGAAGTGATGGACGGAATGGTGGTTGAGAACCTCACATCGCCCGATGTGGTCGCTGCACGACGTGCCGTAGTAGAATTTCTGCTGATCAACCACCCTCTCGATTGTCCTGTATGCGACCAGGCCGGGGAGTGTGACCTGCAAGATCTCAGTTACGAACACGGTTCGCAATCGGCTCGCTTTGAAGAGGAGAAACGCACCTACGAACCAATTGATATTGGCCCGCTGATTCAGTTTCATCCGAACCGCTGTATCCTCTGCTACCGGTGCGTATATGCAGCGGACCAGTTGACAGATAAGCGGGTCCATGGTATTCTTTATCGAGGAGAAAAGTCGGAAATTTCGACCTTCATCAGCCAGTCGATTGAAAATGATTTCTCCGGAAATCTGATTGATGTCTGTCCGGTGGGAGCATTGACCGACAAGACCTTCCGCTTTAAAAACCGTGTCTGGTTTCTCAAGCCGATGGATGCTCACCGCGATTGCCCCAAATGCAGTGGAAAAGTGGCGTTATGGTTGCGTGGTGAAGAGGTTTACCGGGTGACCGGCCGAAAAGACGAATACGGTGAAGTGGAAGATTTTATTTGTAACGAATGCCGGTTTGAGAAAAAACAGGCATCTGACTGGATAATCGAAGGACCGAGAAGTATCACACCGAAATCCGTCATTAGCCAAAATCACTACCGGGTGCTCTCCAAGCCTCATGTCATCAATCCGTTAAAAGATAAAATGGAATAG
- a CDS encoding NuoM family protein has protein sequence MILALILGIPLVASLLLFGGIRRGQSKSFALIASLIVTAVSLIGGYNLTIAPDRCLHFDSLILNLPIPAFSFKADVVSYLLVLMTAILVPVIIASTDKDKERENSFFAHILLMEAALIGVFSATDMIVFYIFWELALIPIFFITAFWGSHDCKRVTIKFLIYTVVGSLFMLVGILYLYTLTPAPHSFSFEAFYALKLPYSVQLPLFLAFFAAFAIKIPLFPFHSWQAETYYVSPVQGTMLLAGIMLKMGLYGIYRFSLPLFPDVLANNSMIFVGLALIGVIYGAMIAITQPVLKKLIAFASLSHVGLIALGLLSNTRYGIEGAILQMFTHGINVVGFFLCYYIIVKRGKGNQIDKLGGIAKVAPKFAAVFMVIVLANVSLPLTNSFVGEFLILLGLFQYNIPVAVIAGLTVILGAVYMLKMYQQVMYGAKKEHTEQFQDLTWSEMVMFAPIILFIFWIGIYPTTFLQWIDLAVR, from the coding sequence ATGATCTTAGCCTTGATATTGGGAATTCCCTTAGTGGCTTCACTACTGCTCTTCGGAGGAATCAGACGCGGACAAAGCAAATCGTTTGCTCTTATCGCTTCACTTATCGTTACTGCGGTATCGCTTATCGGCGGATACAATTTAACGATTGCCCCGGACAGATGCCTGCATTTCGATAGTCTGATACTGAATCTGCCCATTCCGGCTTTCAGCTTTAAAGCGGATGTTGTCTCCTATCTGCTGGTGCTGATGACTGCAATTCTGGTTCCGGTCATTATCGCCTCCACCGACAAGGATAAAGAACGGGAAAATAGTTTTTTCGCCCATATCCTGCTGATGGAAGCGGCTTTAATCGGTGTATTCTCAGCCACGGATATGATTGTTTTTTACATCTTCTGGGAACTGGCATTGATTCCGATATTCTTTATCACCGCTTTCTGGGGCTCACACGATTGCAAACGGGTTACCATCAAGTTTTTGATATACACCGTGGTGGGAAGTTTGTTTATGCTGGTGGGAATCCTCTACCTTTATACTCTGACGCCGGCACCACATTCGTTTAGCTTTGAAGCTTTCTACGCGTTGAAGTTGCCTTACAGTGTGCAGTTACCGTTATTTCTGGCATTCTTTGCTGCATTTGCCATCAAAATACCGTTGTTTCCGTTCCACTCATGGCAGGCTGAGACCTATTACGTTTCTCCCGTTCAGGGTACCATGCTGCTGGCAGGTATCATGCTTAAAATGGGGCTATACGGTATTTACCGGTTTTCCCTTCCGCTATTTCCGGATGTATTGGCAAATAATTCAATGATATTTGTGGGCCTCGCTCTTATCGGTGTAATTTATGGAGCCATGATTGCCATTACACAACCCGTACTGAAAAAGCTGATTGCCTTTGCATCCCTTTCACACGTCGGACTCATTGCGCTCGGACTACTATCCAATACCCGTTACGGCATTGAAGGTGCAATCCTACAAATGTTTACACACGGTATAAATGTCGTTGGCTTCTTCCTCTGCTACTACATCATCGTGAAACGGGGCAAAGGCAACCAAATCGATAAACTGGGAGGCATTGCCAAAGTAGCACCTAAGTTTGCTGCCGTCTTTATGGTCATCGTTTTGGCCAATGTTTCATTGCCTTTGACGAATAGTTTCGTGGGAGAGTTTCTGATTTTATTGGGATTGTTCCAATACAACATTCCAGTAGCAGTCATTGCCGGACTGACAGTCATTCTGGGAGCCGTCTATATGCTGAAAATGTATCAACAGGTGATGTACGGAGCAAAGAAAGAGCATACTGAACAGTTTCAGGATTTGACCTGGAGTGAAATGGTCATGTTTGCCCCGATAATCCTGTTTATCTTCTGGATCGGTATTTATCCCACAACTTTTTTACAGTGGATTGATTTAGCCGTCCGGTAA
- the nuoK gene encoding NADH-quinone oxidoreductase subunit NuoK, whose product MENVVTQIQALPISYYIVFCMALFAIGVIGVLVKRSALVIFMSIELMLNAANLLLAAFAAYRNDAAGQIFVFFIMVVAAAEVAVGLALLVTVYRNTKTIDINVLNRLKW is encoded by the coding sequence ATGGAAAATGTCGTAACACAAATACAAGCCCTCCCAATCAGCTACTACATCGTCTTTTGTATGGCACTGTTTGCCATTGGGGTAATCGGCGTGCTGGTGAAACGGAGTGCTTTGGTGATATTTATGTCTATCGAATTGATGCTCAATGCAGCGAACCTATTGCTGGCAGCCTTTGCAGCATATCGCAACGATGCAGCGGGACAGATATTCGTATTCTTTATCATGGTGGTGGCAGCTGCTGAGGTGGCTGTGGGACTTGCCCTGCTGGTAACGGTTTACCGTAATACCAAGACCATTGATATTAACGTACTTAACAGACTCAAATGGTGA
- the nuoL gene encoding NADH-quinone oxidoreductase subunit L, protein MENIQTLQVLSALLFVFPLIGFLITGLLMGQKKGNESGIIASTMVLLNFVISVILFTGLNPGLPKVETLLFNWIKVADISIPFSITVDNLSALMLLIVNGVGLLIHIYSIGYMKGDDGVNRFFSYFNLFIFFMLVLVLSSNYLMLFIGWEGVGLSSYLLIGFWYKDHANNDAAKKAFIMNRIGDLGFLVGMFMIFTHFGTLTISEVATQASSIHAGDRALLLITLCLFIGATGKSAQIPLFTWLPDAMAGPTPVSALIHAATMVTAGIYLVARSSVLFVLSPVTMQIILVIGVLTAIVGGLIAIYQNDIKKVLAYSTVSQLGFMFMALGLGSFSGAMFHLTTHAFFKALLFLAAGSVIHALSDEQDIRKMGGLKKKIPLTFAVFLIGTIAISGIPPFAGFFSKEMILTAAYEHGMAMGLIATFISLLTTIYMFRLLFVVFYKQESAEVSANHHIHESPKVMTWPLVVLATLSAIAGFIQMPALFGEVRLFDNYLSPVFTSAKSLIENAEEHFSIGTEWLILIVPLALIGLLVWICYQRFAGDKAFAPVKGIQQLFAGKFYVDEIYDFLFVRPTLRTSLLTRETIDQQIINRVINNIGFITVAAGKKLRLVQTGNIGFYLIVMVLSIVAVLFYNLIF, encoded by the coding sequence ATGGAAAATATTCAAACTCTACAGGTGTTGTCTGCACTACTGTTCGTATTCCCTCTGATCGGATTCCTGATTACAGGCCTTCTAATGGGCCAGAAAAAGGGAAACGAATCAGGTATTATCGCCTCAACGATGGTGTTACTCAACTTCGTCATCTCGGTCATTCTCTTTACAGGACTTAATCCGGGACTACCCAAAGTCGAAACCCTGCTGTTCAACTGGATTAAGGTTGCCGACATCTCCATTCCCTTCTCCATTACAGTAGACAACTTATCGGCATTGATGCTACTTATTGTCAATGGAGTCGGACTATTGATTCATATCTACTCTATCGGATATATGAAGGGGGATGACGGCGTCAACCGCTTCTTCTCTTACTTCAACCTCTTTATCTTCTTCATGCTCGTGTTGGTGCTAAGTTCCAACTACCTGATGCTCTTCATCGGATGGGAAGGGGTTGGACTATCCTCCTATCTGTTGATTGGATTCTGGTACAAGGACCATGCCAACAACGATGCGGCGAAGAAGGCGTTTATCATGAACCGCATCGGTGACCTCGGATTTCTGGTGGGTATGTTTATGATTTTTACCCATTTCGGCACGTTGACCATTAGCGAAGTGGCCACTCAGGCTTCATCTATACACGCAGGGGATAGAGCATTGTTACTTATCACCCTCTGTCTGTTTATCGGAGCTACGGGTAAAAGTGCCCAGATTCCTCTCTTTACCTGGCTGCCTGATGCGATGGCGGGTCCTACACCGGTATCAGCACTTATCCATGCTGCAACGATGGTAACGGCAGGCATCTATCTGGTAGCCCGTTCAAGCGTGTTGTTTGTTCTTTCTCCGGTTACCATGCAGATTATCCTGGTCATTGGTGTGCTTACGGCCATCGTTGGCGGATTGATTGCTATTTACCAGAATGATATAAAGAAAGTCCTCGCCTACTCTACGGTCAGCCAGTTGGGCTTTATGTTTATGGCTTTGGGACTGGGCTCTTTCTCCGGAGCAATGTTTCACCTGACCACACACGCCTTCTTTAAAGCATTGCTCTTCCTTGCTGCCGGTAGTGTGATTCATGCACTTAGTGACGAACAGGATATTCGTAAAATGGGTGGACTGAAAAAGAAGATTCCGCTCACCTTTGCCGTCTTCCTGATTGGTACAATTGCTATTTCGGGCATTCCTCCGTTTGCTGGATTCTTCTCCAAAGAGATGATTCTGACTGCAGCGTATGAACATGGCATGGCGATGGGACTTATCGCTACTTTTATTTCCCTGTTGACAACCATTTACATGTTCCGTCTGCTCTTTGTGGTCTTTTACAAGCAAGAAAGTGCAGAGGTGAGTGCAAACCACCACATCCATGAATCACCGAAAGTGATGACCTGGCCATTGGTCGTTTTGGCGACATTGAGCGCAATTGCCGGATTTATCCAGATGCCGGCTTTGTTTGGTGAAGTTCGGTTGTTTGACAACTATCTTTCTCCGGTATTTACCTCGGCAAAAAGTCTGATTGAAAATGCAGAAGAGCATTTCTCCATAGGGACAGAGTGGTTGATTCTGATAGTCCCGCTGGCATTGATCGGATTGCTGGTCTGGATTTGTTACCAACGCTTTGCAGGAGATAAAGCGTTTGCCCCGGTGAAAGGCATTCAACAATTGTTTGCCGGAAAATTCTATGTGGATGAAATCTATGATTTTCTGTTTGTCCGACCGACTTTACGCACATCGTTATTAACAAGAGAAACAATTGATCAGCAGATAATTAACAGAGTTATCAACAACATCGGGTTTATAACTGTAGCAGCCGGAAAAAAACTTCGCCTGGTGCAAACCGGTAACATTGGTTTTTACCTGATTGTGATGGTGCTGAGCATTGTTGCCGTACTATTTTATAATCTAATTTTCTAA
- the nuoH gene encoding NADH-quinone oxidoreductase subunit NuoH: MDIEMIIYKLLLAIVILLVSLVVAMYSTLVERKFAGFFQDRLGPNRAGIFGILQPVADGVKLFFKEEFMPAKADKFLYILGPSLTMFVALLGSAVIPWSTSLNIGGKEFPLQVANINIGILYVFAVASVAVYGIMVGGWASNNKYSLLGAVRASSQMISYELAMGMSIIAIVMATGSLNLNDIVNNQHGLNWNVWHQPIGFFVFTICAFAECNRTPFDLPECEAELIGGYHTEYSSMKLGFYLFAEYINMFVSSAMISTLYFGGYNFPFMDQLGLSQNALALVGLVVFFAKISFFIFLFMWVRWTLPRFRYDQLMGFGWKSLLPFAILNVVVTGVIILLNK, encoded by the coding sequence ATGGATATCGAAATGATTATATACAAACTGCTGCTGGCAATCGTCATTTTGCTTGTCAGTCTGGTAGTGGCCATGTATTCGACTCTGGTAGAGCGAAAGTTTGCCGGATTCTTTCAGGACCGTCTAGGACCAAACCGTGCGGGAATATTCGGTATCCTGCAACCGGTTGCCGATGGTGTGAAACTATTTTTCAAAGAGGAATTCATGCCGGCTAAAGCAGATAAGTTTCTCTACATACTGGGGCCTTCACTGACGATGTTTGTGGCATTACTGGGGAGTGCCGTTATTCCATGGAGTACTTCACTGAATATCGGCGGAAAGGAATTTCCTCTTCAGGTTGCCAATATCAATATCGGGATTTTGTACGTATTTGCGGTAGCTTCGGTGGCGGTCTATGGCATCATGGTGGGAGGCTGGGCATCCAACAACAAATATTCGTTGCTGGGCGCTGTACGTGCTTCTTCCCAAATGATTAGTTACGAACTGGCTATGGGGATGTCAATCATCGCTATCGTGATGGCTACCGGAAGTCTCAACCTCAACGATATTGTCAATAACCAGCACGGACTTAACTGGAACGTGTGGCATCAGCCGATAGGATTCTTTGTTTTTACCATTTGTGCTTTTGCCGAATGTAACCGGACTCCTTTTGACCTGCCGGAGTGTGAAGCGGAGCTGATTGGCGGTTACCATACCGAATACAGTTCGATGAAACTGGGATTTTACCTCTTTGCCGAATACATCAACATGTTCGTATCATCGGCAATGATTTCAACGCTCTATTTCGGCGGGTATAATTTCCCCTTTATGGACCAACTGGGTCTTTCTCAAAATGCATTGGCACTGGTAGGACTCGTTGTGTTTTTTGCCAAAATCTCATTCTTCATCTTCCTGTTTATGTGGGTGCGGTGGACATTACCGCGCTTCCGCTATGACCAGCTGATGGGATTCGGGTGGAAATCATTGCTGCCTTTTGCTATCCTGAATGTGGTGGTGACGGGGGTGATTATTTTGCTGAATAAGTGA
- a CDS encoding NADH-quinone oxidoreductase subunit J: MLTQYLFFILSVMAIYGAVMVLISKKPIHCVLYLTMTFFTLAGHYILLNAQFLAVVHIIVYAGAIMVLFLFTVMLLNLNIEGQFTKTALWRIAATVAGGLVFITLVGSLKSFALTSPVDPHLTQIGLVKNLGKVLFSQYLLPFEFSSLLFLAAMVGAVMFGKKDKV, translated from the coding sequence ATGTTGACCCAATACCTTTTTTTCATTCTCAGCGTTATGGCCATCTACGGGGCGGTGATGGTATTGATTTCGAAGAAACCGATACACTGCGTACTCTACCTGACCATGACGTTCTTTACATTGGCAGGACATTACATTCTGCTCAATGCTCAGTTTCTGGCAGTAGTGCATATCATCGTTTACGCCGGAGCGATTATGGTATTATTCCTTTTTACGGTGATGTTGCTCAACCTCAACATCGAAGGGCAATTTACCAAAACCGCATTATGGCGTATCGCTGCGACTGTAGCGGGCGGACTGGTTTTCATCACGTTGGTCGGGTCATTGAAATCATTTGCCCTGACTTCGCCGGTTGACCCGCACCTGACACAAATCGGGTTGGTCAAAAACCTCGGTAAAGTATTATTTTCTCAATATTTGCTCCCGTTTGAGTTTTCCTCTCTGCTCTTTCTGGCAGCGATGGTGGGAGCGGTTATGTTTGGTAAAAAAGATAAAGTCTGA
- the nuoF gene encoding NADH-quinone oxidoreductase subunit NuoF, with translation MERKIILEHIDVKGIRSIEVYRSMGGYDSVAKALKSMTPDEVTEQVINSGLRGRGGAGFPTGRKWSFIDKKSNNPRYLICNADESEPGTFKDRYLMEHIPHRLIEGMISASYALGANTAYIYVRGEFKYIIGILNQSIKEAYQQGFLGKNILDSGFDLDIYVHPGAGAYICGEETALIESLEGKRGTPRLKPPFPAIKGLYDCPTVVNNVETLANIGWIVNNGAESYAQIGIGNSKGTKLISACGNINKPGVYEIEMGLPVETFIYNEKFCGGIKNGKDLKAVIPGGSSVPILPKELILKTADGKKRLLSYESLSEGGFQTGSMLGSGGFIVYNENACIVRNTYNLSRFYHHESCGQCSPCREGTSWMEAVLHRIEHGHGKQKDIDLLVEIASRIEGNTICPLGDAAAWPVAAAIRHFRHEFEFHVEHPEIVKNIRHGSLAKYAK, from the coding sequence ATGGAAAGAAAGATTATCCTAGAACATATAGACGTAAAAGGCATCCGATCCATCGAGGTATATCGTAGTATGGGTGGTTATGACTCGGTGGCTAAAGCATTGAAGTCAATGACTCCCGATGAGGTAACGGAACAGGTGATTAATTCCGGGCTACGTGGTCGCGGAGGTGCCGGGTTTCCTACCGGTCGGAAGTGGAGTTTTATTGACAAAAAGAGCAACAATCCCCGATACCTGATTTGCAATGCCGATGAGAGTGAACCGGGAACCTTCAAGGACCGTTACCTGATGGAGCACATTCCCCACCGGCTGATTGAAGGGATGATTTCAGCTTCGTACGCATTGGGGGCAAACACTGCCTACATTTACGTGCGGGGAGAATTTAAATACATCATCGGCATATTGAATCAGTCCATAAAGGAGGCTTATCAACAGGGGTTTCTGGGAAAAAATATTTTGGATTCGGGTTTTGACCTTGACATCTATGTACATCCCGGAGCCGGAGCTTATATTTGCGGGGAAGAGACTGCCCTGATTGAATCACTGGAAGGCAAACGGGGTACTCCCCGGTTAAAACCGCCCTTTCCCGCTATCAAAGGGCTTTACGATTGTCCGACTGTGGTCAATAATGTGGAAACACTCGCCAACATAGGCTGGATTGTCAACAACGGAGCCGAAAGTTATGCGCAAATCGGAATCGGTAACAGCAAGGGCACGAAACTCATTTCTGCCTGTGGAAACATAAATAAACCGGGAGTCTATGAAATTGAGATGGGCCTGCCGGTGGAAACATTTATCTACAATGAAAAATTCTGCGGCGGTATCAAAAATGGCAAAGACCTGAAAGCCGTAATCCCGGGAGGTTCGTCCGTCCCTATTTTACCGAAAGAATTAATATTGAAAACTGCGGATGGTAAGAAACGCTTACTGAGTTACGAGTCTTTATCGGAAGGTGGTTTTCAGACCGGGTCCATGCTCGGTTCTGGTGGCTTTATTGTTTACAATGAAAATGCGTGTATCGTGCGCAACACCTATAACCTTTCGCGTTTTTACCACCACGAATCGTGCGGGCAATGCTCGCCCTGTCGCGAGGGAACAAGCTGGATGGAAGCCGTATTGCATCGTATCGAGCACGGTCACGGGAAGCAGAAAGACATTGACCTGCTGGTAGAAATCGCATCCCGCATTGAGGGAAATACCATTTGTCCGTTGGGAGATGCGGCTGCATGGCCGGTAGCAGCTGCCATTCGCCACTTCCGGCACGAGTTTGAATTTCACGTGGAGCATCCGGAGATTGTCAAAAACATTCGTCACGGTTCTCTGGCAAAATACGCAAAATAG